GCGAGGAAGCCCTCCTTCAGGGCGGCGTATGGGAACTGGACGAAGTAGCCGTCGGCGGCGCGGGCCATCACGCAGCCGCAGTCGCTGGAGACGCCGGCCTCCTCGATGAGGGCCGCGATGGGGATGCCGGTCCAGAGCGCGTTGTCCATCTTGTGGCCGTTCAGGCTCTCGCCGACACAGCGCAGGGTGACGAAGCGGTGCTCCGGTTCGCGACCCGTGAGTTCGTCGTAGTCGAGCGTCACCTCCTGGTCGACTTCGCCGGTCACGGTGAGGGTCCATTTATCGGGGTCGGGCGAGGGGTCGAACGAGTTGATGTCCGTCTCGTAGAACTCGCCGATGGGCGTGACGAGGCCGCCGAGGCCGGCCACGTCGAACGACTGCGCCGCGGCGTCGTTCAGTAGCTCGTCGGTGTCCGACTTCGTGGCGAGTTCCTCGGTGGCCTCACCGGTCTTCGGGGCGCTACCGCCGATGGCGGACCCGAGGCCGGCGTAGGCCGCCGTCCCGAGGAAGACACCGACGAGCCGCCGGCGCGCCGGGTCGGCCCGGGCGTCGGGGTGCGTGGAATCGCCGGCGGCGGTCCCGGAGAGGCCGAGGGTACCGGCGGCGAGGACGATGCCGGCCGAGAGGCCGGCGGCGACCGCGGGGCCGAGTGCGCCGGTCGTGCCGGCGAGGAGGGCCGCGACGATGGTACCCGTGGCGACGGGCGCCAGCAGGGGCTGGGCGAGGCGGCGCGAGAGGGCGAGCGCCAGCAGGGACGGAACTGCGAGGCCGGCCACCGCGATGGCGATGGCCAGTCCGATGTGCAGGACGTGGCCGGCCGAGCCGAGGTACTGGATGGCGTACCTGACGACGACGTCCGGCGTCGCGTTCACCACCGCGGCGTCTATCGGGGCGACCACGAACGACTGGCGCGACCAGCCGGCGAGGGCGTACGAGCCCACGACGGCGGCCACGCCGGCCAGCGCCGCGAGGACGAGGTCGGGTCGGCTCGGTATCGGTGTTCGGTCTCGCATCTCCACTGGATGGGAGGCAGGGGGTGTAGAAAGGGATTTTTCGAACTGTCACCAGAATCCTTCTAGAATTCGTCGGGGCGACCCCGGCCGGACACCGGTGGGCTTTTGCGCGTTCACGTGGCGCGAACTCGTATGACCGAGGACGAGGACGAACTCACCTACGCCGACGCCGGCGTGGACATCGAGGAGAGCGAGGCGGCGACGGCGGCGCTACTGAACGCGGTCGGGAACGTCGTCGACACCGAGTACGCGGGCCTGCTGGACATCGGCGACCAGTACCTCGGCCTGGCGACCGACGGGGTCGGGACGAAACTGCTCGTCGCGGAGGCGCTTGGCGACTACTCCACCGTGGGCATCGACTGCATGGCGATGAACGCGAACGACCTCGTCGCGGCCGGGGTCAAGCCGGTCGCGTTCGTGGACTACCTCGCGGTGGACGAGCCGACCGAGGAGTTCGCCGAGCAGGTCGGCGAGGGCCTCGCCGAGGCCGCCGACCGCGCCGACGTGGCGCTCCTTGGCGGCGAGACGGCGGTCATGCCCGAGGTCGTCTCCGGGCTGGACCTCGCGGGCACCTGCGCCGGGCTCGCGACGAAGGAGGCCGTCTTCGACGGCGAGGCACAGGTCGGCGACAGGCTCGTCGCGTGGCCCTCCTCGGGCATCCACTCGAACGGGCTCACCCTCGCGCGCAAGGCAGTCCAGCGCGAGTACGACTACGACGACCCCTTCCCGCCCGCCGAGGACGACCGCACCATCGGCGAGGAGCTCCTGGAACCGACCCGCATCTACACCGACCTGCTCGAACCCATGCACGAACACGGCGTCCACGCGGCCGCCCACGTCACCGGCGGTGGCTGGACGAACCTCCTCCGGATGGGCGAGTTCGAGTACGACATCACCGAGCCCTTCGGCGCGCCGGCCATCTTCGGCCTCGTGCAGGACCTCGGGAACGTCTCGCCCGAGGAGATGTACCGCACCTTCAACATGGGCACCGGCTTCGTCGCGGCGGTCCCCGCCGAGGAGGCCGAGGCGCTGGCCGACGCCACCGAGGACGGGAAGGTCATCGGCGAGGTCACCGAGGGCGCGAGCGTCGAGGTCCGCGGCCTCTCGCTGGACTGACGGTCAGTTCGAGTCGGCCGGATACACCCGTTTCAGGTACGTCATCACCGCCCCACCCCCGACGACCAGTGCGGCGCCCAGCCCGAACAGGGGCAACACGGCCCCGATGACCGGGACGGTCAGTTCTCCCCGTACGACGAGGGCGTACAGCAGCAGGAACGCCCCGGCGATGATGGTGATACCGGCCGCGTCGCGGACGCGATTCTCCGAGACCATACCAGTTTATTGCCATTGGAAATACAAAGTGTTTGGTCCCGCACCGGAACTGCTCGCGCCGTGGGTCGGTCGGTCACCGGAACCGTCCCAGAAACAGCACAGACCGGCCTACATCACCGATTCGGCGTAGAAGCGCACCAGCCGACACTCCGGACAGACGTGCGCGACGACGGGATTCCCCTCCATGCTCAGGGCCCCGAACAGGCCGCCGCCGGCCTCGACGCGGATGTCCTCGGACCCCTCGCTGGTCCCGTAGTCGGTCTCGACGAGTCCCACGTCGCAGTCCGGACAGTAGTGTGTCATGGGAGACGTTGGCGCGCGACGGATAAAAACCTCTCAGCGGAAACGCACCCCGCACGCGGCCGCGAACCGCCCGAGAGCGGTGCGATGCTTGCAGGGTCAGGACAGGTGCGTGGCGATGTCGGCCTCGGTGATGATGCCGACCATCTCGCCCTCCTCCTTGACGATGACCGCGTCGTGGAGTTCGAGCAGGTTGTCGATGCTGTCGAGGGTGGCGTCGCGACCGACCGTGCTGTAGCTCTCGTTCATGACCTCGGCGACGGGCAGCTCCTCGATGTCGCGGTCCTCGCGGTGGAGCCGGATGTCGCTGTTCGAGATGAGACCGACGGGGGTGCCGCGCTCGTCCACGACGGGCAGCTGGGAGTAGCCCTGCTCGCCCATGATGTCGATGGCGCGCCCGACGCTGTCGTCCATCCGGACGAACTCCAGTTCCTCGTGCATCACGTCCTCGGCGCGCTTGATCTCGCCCTCGGCCTCGTTGAGTGCCTCGACGATGCGCCGCAGCGTCGAGAGTCGCGGGTCCACGTCACCACCCTCGATGCGGGCGATGAGCGGCTGTGAGACCTCGGCGGCGTCGGCGAGTTCGCTCTGGGTGAGGTCGAGCCCCTTGCGACGTTCGCGGAGGTCTGTCGGGGTGGGAAGCTCCATACAACCCGATAACCCCCGGTTATAAAATAAGCTTTCGGGGTCCTACGCGTCCTCGTCCTCTTCGCGCTCGATGGTCTCGACGACCTTCAGGGGGACGTCCCGGAGCGCG
This window of the Haloarchaeobius amylolyticus genome carries:
- a CDS encoding molybdopterin-dependent oxidoreductase; this translates as MRDRTPIPSRPDLVLAALAGVAAVVGSYALAGWSRQSFVVAPIDAAVVNATPDVVVRYAIQYLGSAGHVLHIGLAIAIAVAGLAVPSLLALALSRRLAQPLLAPVATGTIVAALLAGTTGALGPAVAAGLSAGIVLAAGTLGLSGTAAGDSTHPDARADPARRRLVGVFLGTAAYAGLGSAIGGSAPKTGEATEELATKSDTDELLNDAAAQSFDVAGLGGLVTPIGEFYETDINSFDPSPDPDKWTLTVTGEVDQEVTLDYDELTGREPEHRFVTLRCVGESLNGHKMDNALWTGIPIAALIEEAGVSSDCGCVMARAADGYFVQFPYAALKEGFLAYGMNGMGLPKQHGRPVRLLVPGHWGEVNVKWITELEFLDEAVDGYWEKRGWHGTGPVETVAKLHATNELADGAVEVAGHAYAGTRGVDRVEVSTDGGDTWTDAELSEPLPGEDVWRMWRHRFTPGGETEVVVRAVDGTGAVQPEEYSQSYPSGATGWVRKTVSG
- the purM gene encoding phosphoribosylformylglycinamidine cyclo-ligase; this encodes MTEDEDELTYADAGVDIEESEAATAALLNAVGNVVDTEYAGLLDIGDQYLGLATDGVGTKLLVAEALGDYSTVGIDCMAMNANDLVAAGVKPVAFVDYLAVDEPTEEFAEQVGEGLAEAADRADVALLGGETAVMPEVVSGLDLAGTCAGLATKEAVFDGEAQVGDRLVAWPSSGIHSNGLTLARKAVQREYDYDDPFPPAEDDRTIGEELLEPTRIYTDLLEPMHEHGVHAAAHVTGGGWTNLLRMGEFEYDITEPFGAPAIFGLVQDLGNVSPEEMYRTFNMGTGFVAAVPAEEAEALADATEDGKVIGEVTEGASVEVRGLSLD
- a CDS encoding CBS domain-containing protein; protein product: MELPTPTDLRERRKGLDLTQSELADAAEVSQPLIARIEGGDVDPRLSTLRRIVEALNEAEGEIKRAEDVMHEELEFVRMDDSVGRAIDIMGEQGYSQLPVVDERGTPVGLISNSDIRLHREDRDIEELPVAEVMNESYSTVGRDATLDSIDNLLELHDAVIVKEEGEMVGIITEADIATHLS